The genomic window catgaaattctccaggcaagaatactggagtgggtagcctttcccctctccaggagatcttcccaacccagggattgaacccaggtctcccgcattgcaggtggattctttaccagatgagccacaaagGTAATCCAGCTCTAGGTAGATTCAGAGGAGGAGTAGATTAACGCACTTACTGAACATGGACCAGGCCAGAAAGCAGGAACGTCTTGGTGGGCACCTTCTCATTATAAGCAGTCATGGATGGGAAGCATGCATCaggcaataaaaaattaattttttctttgcctttattttttggcAATTATATGTTGCAGAAACTATTATTAAAGCATATTTGCATTTTCAGAGGATAAGTTGGAGATGTGATGGAGTGGGATTAAGTGGGAGACACGTCAGTctgggcttttaaaaaattgtccagAGGTAATCCACAAGATGGATAAAACCAGATTGAGTTGACTACTGTAATTACTCGCAGTCAAGATCCTCATAATTAAGGATGAAGATCCTTGAATACGGCAAACTTCCTTTGAGGACCACTCATATTACAGATGTCATCCCTTGTAATCTGTTATTCTCCAGAATTTTGAGAGGAGGGCCCAAAGTTGCCATAGATAATGTCACCACGGCTAGTGTCTTGGTGGCATTTCTTTAAGAGGGCAGAAGGTACAGGTGAACGCCAGGTGGCAATAGATTGAATATGGGATAgaagaggagcctgctggacaaaagggagaggggagaaggccTACATGGTAAACAGGTGCAGGTGATACAGGGACCCACTCTGAAACTCATTAAGGGCCACGGAAATTGGAGACATAGTCTGTAGCTGCAGGGGCGGTGATGGAGGGAGGAAGGCCCCCAAACACCAGAAAAAACGTCCCTTTTGGCAGAGCTGTCTTCCTCTTCCCCTGGGCAAACGGTGGAGGCCCGGGGCTAAGGGACAAGGCACAAATGTCGAAATCCCCTTCCCTAACTCGCATCCCGTCCAGGGCTGACTAGGATGTTGTGGGAGTTCTTTCTCAGCCTCCCGGAGAAAGGGGCGGGGGGTAACTCTGAGTGAGTTTAGTGAAGTTTGGAGCTTCGCCAGGTAGAGGGACGCAACCCCGGCCCCCGTAGGCGAGCCTAGAGCCTACTCCGCGTCCCTCCCGGTGACCGCGAGGTAAGCAAAAGTGGAGAGGAAGCAAGCGACGTCGGGAGGCGGGGCCTCCGGGACGCCCAATCCCCTTCTTTCCccgccccttccccgccccctcaACTGATTTCGACCAACGGAACGCCGCGAAGGGCGGTACCTGTCACGGCTGGCGTTCTGGGTGAGATTTTGCCCCCAcctttttcccctccctcccttcttttttttttaatcccctttctctttttttgtgaatGAAAAAAGGAGGTCGCAAGCGGTCCCTGGGACTGCAGCGCTAGGCGTCTTGGTGGCCGCGCCTTCGGAGCGGGCCCAGGCGCGTAGCAGCGGCGGCCTCGCCCCTCTCGCCCACTTCTGCTTGCCGCCTCCGGCCTCGGCAGCCAGAGAGGGCCGTTGGCGGCGGCGCGGCCCAGCCGCGGAGGTCTGAGCGGCCTCCCGCTGCCCGGCTCCGGCGCGCCTCCGTGACATTGGGCGCCGGGAGATGCTGATCCGGAAGAGGCAGTGGCCGCAGTGCCGCGCGCGCGGCCGCTCCCGGCCCGCCGTCCGGCCTGGGCTGCTCTGTCAGAGTTTCTGATGTAGCGCGACCCGAGCCCGGAGCctcagcggcagcagcagcagcagcagcagcagcagcgcggCGGCACCGGTATCTTCCTAACTTGCACCCGCGGAGTGACCCCAGCCATTTCACTAAAATGAGCGTGCTTAGCAGGAAGAGATGTGTTCCTTACACTAGAAATCACCCCGTCACATGTAGCGGTGTAAGTAAATGATTAATTTCTATTATGGCCGGGTTGCGAGCAGCCTCTGGAAACGCGCCGCTTCCCCGTTCTGCGTCCTCCCAGGGGCCCTGTCTGCGCCCGTCCTGATTTCCCTCGGGCGTCCTCTCGTCCCTGGACTAGAGCTTCGGCTGCTGGGGTCTTAGCGGGCGGGGGACTAACCTTTTCTGGGTGTATCTAGGGAAAGGAAAATAACTTGATTGCCGTGGCATGCTGTGGCCTTCACCTTCccccatttaaataaaaaaaattattttgtatgtgtgtgcagaaCAGCATGTCAAGAGAAAAGGTCCAGAGTAGTGGAAATGTTTccgttaaaaatatttaatggaatgtggggtttttgtttggttttgccaTTCTGGATATGTTACTTTCAACCCGTTCCATTGCAGTCTGTGCATCTGAGTTCTGGCAAACTAAGGGAAGAAATCCTTAGGGTTGTTTGTTGATGTTTGAAGAGGCTTATTCTGTATTTAGGCTTGCATTTTTGTTTAACATGACTATTCGGCATCTGTTTGGGCCTTGATGCCCATCGGATCTGTGGGGGGATTCATCTCTCcgctcccccccaccaccccagtaTTACAGTGTCAGTGACCCGGTGGGAGCTTCCTTTAATTGGAAGGCCACCCTCGCTGGTCTTCTCTTCCTCATCCTGTCCATCCTCCTTGATCTTTACCTTCATTTTCAAGATATTCTTCCCTTTTGTATTTTGTAAGATGCAGGATGTGGGATATAGGTTGCTAGGAGACAAAGCAGGCTCCCAGGGAGATTCTGTTGTTTCCTTGACAACCAGACTAGGGCAGCTACAGATGAACAAGCCTCCTATCGGCTGTGGGAGGGAAATGGGGGGCTTTTCTGGGCTTTGCAAAGAGTGTGTGtaggggtgtggaggtgggactAGGAGCCTGTAAGGGTTGTAGCTAATTTGAGCACACGCCTTTTGTTCTGACCTGGCCTGAGTACAAAGAGCTGGGATGTTGGTGGGCAGGAGGCTgtctttggagaagggaacagggaTTGTGGGATGGGGTGTGAAGGGAGCATCTCTGTGACTCTGGAATCATTGAGGAAGAGGAGGGGCCTCAGGGTCATGATAGCCAGTGCAAGGTGGCAAGGAAACCATAGTGTATGGAAGTTAATCAGGAGGCTCAGAAGGAATGGGGATGAGGCAATTGTGTGGAAAAGTCTAGAGTCATTGAAGGTGAGAGTGCCAGAAGGAAAGGGGAAGTTGAGAGGCTTATTGAGGGGGTTGTGCCATTGTATACCAGCACCGTTACTGTAAAGTAGCAATATTCTAGAGCAAAAATTACATTACTGTTGACAATGGCATCATATCTCCAGGACAGGATCCTTCTAAAGACAGGCCTGAATAGACTAAGTGTTCTGCTCGCTTAATTGGGCCAGTGTGTATCTTAAAAGAGAGGTATAATTACACATAGAGATATGTAATCTGGCATTATATAATACCACATTACATAAGGCACATACCTCCTTTTGGCTCAGGCTGTCTTGGCACAGATTCATCAAAATTCAAGACTGGCTTCTGATGCCCTCATACCCATTTTCCAGAAGGGTAGACCATggcacagagaagtgaagtgatttGCCCTTTCCCAGATCAGACAATGAATGAAGTTTGCCAGGTAGGCAGTTGGGATGGGGGTGGAGTGGGTGAGAATGATCAAAATTGGGAGGAAGTCAAAAGACAAGTAAGAGAAGGCTGCAGGGGTGGTGGGAAAATGGATGGGGAGGGGCTGCTCAGCCAGAGGAACACCCAACAGGTCTGCTGTCTAAACTCCCAGCACAGTGTCGCTCTTCTGCTTGCTGGTTGGCTGTCCCCTGCTTAACCCTAGAGGAGCATAGGGTGTGCATCGAGTGTTTGAACTGTAGACTCACCAATCTTGGACCAGCACTGAACCACTCTGCTGGTGTTCTGACATCCTCCTCACCATCCAGCTGCTCCTGGGTGTGAGAGCTGATAGGTCGCCTTGATTTCTCATCCCCTCTTCTGTCTACACACCTCCGTGCTGCTAGAACCTCAATTTAAGAAAGAAGCTCTGTTGGCTAGTaggtttctctctttctcctacaTCTGTGTATATTTGTATTGGGGAATCTATCTGTTTTGTTCTTCAACTAATTAAACAGAAATCACAACCCAGATGCCTCCCAGCGCCAGCACATCCTTCCCGCTGTCTGCCTTGAGACGAGGAACTATCAAAGTGGGGTTCCCACTCTTCATCAGGAGAATGAAGTTGGGGAGAGGCAAGATGGTGGGCAGAATAATGGTTGCTTGCTGGAGAGGCTGAGAaggggtggaggaaggagaaggaatgaGGCAGACAATTGCGCTGGAGACTAGGGAGGGACCTGCCCAGAGACCCCTGGTTGTTTAGATCCTGTAAAATTCCAAGAAAGAGGAGGCGTGTGTCTCATTGGAAAGTCCTTGCCGTACTTTTTGCTAAGGTGGCTGAGATGCATCCACTTGAGCAAAATCCCAGTTACCATCGTTGGATATTTCAGGTCTGCATTCCCGCATGCTGGCATCTAGTTACAGTCCTGCAGGAGCCGAGCTCCTCTGTTGCTGCTGGTGGCTTGGCTCTTGGGCTGGATGGCTCAGCAGTGAGAGCTCCTGGGAAGCCTCCAGGACTCCTCTGGGCTCAGCCTTCCTTGGCCTAGGAAGGAGTCCTTCAAATTGCTCCAACCCCCAGCTGACTTCAGGTACTCAGGAAATGTGAGCAGGGGCAGGTCAGTGACCCTGGTGAAACCAAGCTTGCTAATAATGCCTGCACTACCCCTACCTTCTCTCTTCAAGCCTTCCAGGGGAGAGTGGATGCCAACTGTGAGGCTGTCAGCAAAAACCCCTAAAAGCCCAGGGCCCCCTCCTGGAGATAGCTTTTTAAACACTGACATGACATTTTGACTACAGAAGGACCTTCTGTTTGTTCATTTGAGCCATCCCTCTCTGTGGGTGGATGAGCCGCTTCCTCTCTACCTAACACAGGAGGAAAGTAAGGCAAACATTTGTTCAGAAATTCAGGCCCGAGTTTCTGACTCTCTGCTTTCCCATTACCTGTCCAGCCAATTTAATGAGCATCCTTCCAGGAGTGCTGGTGTCCAGGGGCTTCCAGCCTGAGACTCCTCCTCCCCAGGAAGGAGAAATGTGGAAGGGAATGTATCTCATTTTCCCTGAAACTGGATGCAGGATACTTGGAAGGCAGGCCTGGGTAGGGGATGGGAAGGCTTACTGGCCCATTAGCCATGGGGTGTATTGTCccagatttcccaggtggctcagtggtaaagaatccactcgtcagtgcaggagacatggggtggatccctggctcgggaagatcccctgcaacccactccagtattcttgcctggagatggactacagtccatggggttgcaaagaatcggacacgactgagtgactgagtgtgtgcacacacacgtattGTCCCAGGCCACTGCTTACCCCCACTACCACCATCTCAATACTGAGTGAGCCCCTTAGGTAATGGGACAATCTCacaagaggagaggagaggcctGTGGACTGCTCAGGTGCAAGCACCCAGAAGCCGTCTCAGCTTGGAGAATCTGGGACAAAAAACTTCAGCATCTCTGTAATGGGGCTGGGGTTGAAGGGTAGCCACAGGCAGGCTGCAGTTTGGAAATTGACAGCGAGAGGAGAGAGGCAAAGGTCGCAGCCAGGAGGGCCGCTGCCCGGTCCGACAAGTccattaaatgttaatttaattttttcatttaaatttttaagttttaatttaatttcatcttaATTTTCTCAGCAGCCCTGCCCTCAGGCATGCTGGGAAGAAGGGGTGGGGACCTGGCCCTGACTCCCCTCCtctcatctttgtttttctgctgTCACAGCCCTGCGGGCTGGAGGACGAGAGCAGATGATAAGTGAGCTTCCTAGGCAGACACCTCTCTTCCCAGGAGAGTGGGGACCAGCCCCCGAGCAGACTCCGCCTTGGGATCTCTCTCTGGCATTCCCCAACCAGAAGCCCTGCTGCTGGAGGATGGAGACAACAGGAGGAAGACCAGAGATTCACCCAGTGGAGCTGTGCCTCTCAGCCTGAAGGGACTCCCGTCTCCTCGGGCCCCTGTGGAGCCTGGGCCCGGGAAGCTACCCACTCCCTTGTCCTCCTCTCTGCTCAAATGCTCAGAGAGGGGGCAGGCCCGGCAGAGAAGAGCTGCTGGCTCTGGCCCTCAGGGGCTGGTGTGCGAAGTTGTCTTGActgcttctcttctctccctcaggTCCCAATTAATGGATTCTGACATGGATTATGAAAGGCCAAATGTAGAGACCATCAAGTGCGTGGTGGTGGGGGACAACGCTGTGGGCAAGACCAGGCTTATCTGTGCCCGGGCCTGCAATGCCACCCTCACCCAGTACCAGCTGCTTGCCACCCACGTGCCCACGGTTTGGGCCATTGACCAGTATCGGGTATGCCAAGAGGTAAGGTTGCAAATCTATGGCCTCACTCATCTGGGCTTCTTCCCCAGGGATTTCTCCAGAGGGGCCCTATGCTAAGCTCACGGAAGCCCTTTAAAGGTTGAGTAGAGGCAGCTGAAGAGCACAGATTCCTGGGAGAGGCCTGAGGGGAGCCCACCCCAGGGGAGGGGTCCCCAAACCTTTGTGTTTGTCTGAACAGAAGCCTGGGGCATCTTGTGTAACATAGCCCCCAGTAATGGGAAGCCCTGGAGCTGGGAAAGGGGTGGTGCTTTGGAGAGATGAGAGCTGCCGGGAGAAAAGAAACTGCTGGCTAATGATACCAGAAGACCCAAGGCTGGGAAACATCTGACTGGCAGGTACAGCTGGGAACAAGGATGGGCTCCTTGGGAGATCGCATCACTCCCGTGACTGTCTGCCCTCTGGAGTCTCTTCTGTCCTGGCCAGCTCTTGTTAGGGGACTCAGGTGTTCTAGGACACAGAGAGGGAGACACTAGTTGTCCCCCAGCCCCCATGCTGTGGGACCCAGGAGTGAGCTGACCCCACCCCAAGTCAGCATGCAGGGCCCCCAGGAACCATTGCCTTcgcttccctcccctctccctgtcccacccccttcccccaccccttccaggTGCTGGAACGTTCGCGAGACGTGGTGGACGATGTGAGCGTGTCTCTCCGCCTCTGGGACACCTTCGGAGACCACCACAAAGACCGGCGCTTTGCTTATGGGAGGTAGGGAAGGCCCCCGCTGCCTGCAGGGAGCCAAGTGGATGGGGTTTTTCCCCGAGGTATGAGGACACTCTGTGAAACTGAGTGGAAGGAGTTTCACTCTGTGAAACTGGGAGGAAGGAGTAGAGAAAACAGCCCTGGGAGACCTTTCACGGGAAGGCAGCCTGGCTGGGCAGGGAGCCGGCTTTGCAGTCGGGCGGCCTGGTTTCAGTTCTCTCCTGTTAACCAGTAACGCTGGGACTTTGAGCAATTAGGAAGGCTGTTCTGAGATGAGTTTTCTCAGATGAGATGGTAAAAGTGGTCATGTCTAAATCTCAAGAGAGCTGTGAGGTCAACCCAAGAATCTTTGAAAGCTCTCAAGTGCTAACTTGGGGGTACAGAAATAGGAAGTGCTATGATTAAATGTTTTGGGGGAGATCACGTGAGCCGATCCATATGACAGTTGTGGGACTGCAGTGTAGGGGTGCCGTTGGGTATGTGTTCTCCCTTGTTCCAGCAGCAGGGAACCTATCACTAGCTTTTTCTGCCTATAACCTCACTCTCTCCCACCCCAGATCTGATGTGGTGGTTCTGTGCTTCTCCATTGCCAACCCCAACTCCCTCCACCATGTCAAGACCATGTGGTACCCAGAAATCAAGCACTTCTGCCCCCGAGCACCTGTCATCTTGGTGGGCTGCCAGCTGGACCTGCGTTATGCTGACCTGGACGCTGTCAATAGGGCCAGGAGACCCTTGGCTAGGTAGGGAGTCCTGGTGCCTAGGGAGGGAAAGGTGGCagatggggaaggggaagagggggTTGGGGGAAGTTGTGTGTCTCTCAACTCCCTGCTCAGCCCTGAGAGAATGCACAGAGCCTCACTTCTCTCCCTCCATTTGAAGCAGACTCACATAGGGGGCCAGTAAGAATGGTCAttctttcatccatccatccatccatccattacaCACTGAGTGGGCAATACTGGGCTAAGCATCAtgaggagagaaggagaaggagaggtaATCTTTGTATGAAAGGAGCTTATAGTCTTGCTGGGAGACGAACTGGATAGGTGAATATGTTAAAAACCAGCATGCTAATTGCCAGAGAGGTAGTCAGCCCTCCCACTACTCTGAGCCAGGGAGATCACCCAGGCCTACCATAGATaatggagggcttcctggaagaagaagGGATTACAAGTGAGCTTTGAAAGAATGGTAGGATCTGGCCAAACAGAGGAGAAAGGGAGTGGAAATGAGCAGGGCAGGAATGGGGCTTAGACCCAGATCCTCAGCAGGGACGCCCCCAGTCAGGTGACAAACACACAGGATTGGGGAATGcatctccctgccccccacccctccaccaccGACATGAATTTGGCTTCCCTTCTTGAACGTGCCAGGCCCATCAAGCCCAATGAGATccttcccccggagaagggccgAGAGGTGGCCAAGGAGCTGGGTATCCCCTACTACGAGACGAGTGTGGTGGCGCAGTTCGGTATCAAGGATGTGTTCGACAACGCCATCCGGGCAGCGCTTATCTCCCGCCGGCACCTGCAGTTCTGGAAGTCCCACCTCCGCAATGTGCAGCGGCCCCTGCTGCAGGCGCCTTTCCTGCCCCCCAAGCCGCCGCCCCCGCTCATTGTGGTGCCCGACCCCCCCTCCAGCAGCGAGGagtgccctgcccacctcctggaGGACCCGCTGTGTGCAGACGTCATCCTTGTGCTTCAGGAGCGGGTGCGCATCTTCGCCCACAAGATCTACCTCTCCACATCCTCCTCCAAGTTCTACGACCTGTTCCTCATGGACCTGAGTGAGGGGGAGCTGGGGGGACCCTCGGGGTCAGGGGGTCCCCGCTCAGAGGACCACCGGGGTCACCCTGatcaacaccaccaccatcaccaccaccaccaccaccatggccgGGACTTCCTGCTCCGGGCAGCCAGTTTTGACGTGTGTGAGAGTGTGGAGGAGGGCGGGGGCTCTGGGCCTGTTGGGCTCCGGGCATCCACCAGCGACGGGATCTTACGGGGCAATGGGACAGGGTACCTTCCTGGGCGGGGTCGAGTGCTGTCTTCCTGGAGCCGAGCTTTTGTGAGCATCCAG from Bos indicus x Bos taurus breed Angus x Brahman F1 hybrid chromosome 8, Bos_hybrid_MaternalHap_v2.0, whole genome shotgun sequence includes these protein-coding regions:
- the LOC113897295 gene encoding rho-related BTB domain-containing protein 2 isoform X2, translated to MDSDMDYERPNVETIKCVVVGDNAVGKTRLICARACNATLTQYQLLATHVPTVWAIDQYRVCQEVLERSRDVVDDVSVSLRLWDTFGDHHKDRRFAYGRSDVVVLCFSIANPNSLHHVKTMWYPEIKHFCPRAPVILVGCQLDLRYADLDAVNRARRPLARPIKPNEILPPEKGREVAKELGIPYYETSVVAQFGIKDVFDNAIRAALISRRHLQFWKSHLRNVQRPLLQAPFLPPKPPPPLIVVPDPPSSSEECPAHLLEDPLCADVILVLQERVRIFAHKIYLSTSSSKFYDLFLMDLSEGELGGPSGSGGPRSEDHRGHPDQHHHHHHHHHHHGRDFLLRAASFDVCESVEEGGGSGPVGLRASTSDGILRGNGTGYLPGRGRVLSSWSRAFVSIQEEMTEDPLTYKSRLMVVVKMDNSIQPGPFRAVLKYLYTGELDENERDLMHIAHIAELLEVFDLRMMVANILNNEAFMNQEITKAFHVRRTNRVKECLAKGTFSDVTFILDDGTISAHKPLLISSCDWMAAMFGGPFVESSTREVVFPYTSKSCMRAVLEYLYTGMFTSSPDLDDMKLIILANRLCLPHLVALTEQYTVTGLMEATQMMVDIDGDVLVFLELAQFHCAYQLADWCLHHICTNYNNVCRKFPRDMKAMSPENQQYFEKHRWPPVWYLKEEDHYQRARKEREKEDYLHLKRQPKRRWLFWNSPSSASSSAASSASPSSSSAVV
- the LOC113897295 gene encoding rho-related BTB domain-containing protein 2 isoform X3 → MAAGRKGQYDLRRSSMDSLSQLMDSDMDYERPNVETIKCVVVGDNAVGKTRLICARACNATLTQYQLLATHVPTVWAIDQYRVCQEVLERSRDVVDDVSVSLRLWDTFGDHHKDRRFAYGRSDVVVLCFSIANPNSLHHVKTMWYPEIKHFCPRAPVILVGCQLDLRYADLDAVNRARRPLARPIKPNEILPPEKGREVAKELGIPYYETSVVAQFGIKDVFDNAIRAALISRRHLQFWKSHLRNVQRPLLQAPFLPPKPPPPLIVVPDPPSSSEECPAHLLEDPLCADVILVLQERVRIFAHKIYLSTSSSKFYDLFLMDLSEGELGGPSGSGGPRSEDHRGHPDQHHHHHHHHHHHGRDFLLRAASFDVCESVEEGGGSGPVGLRASTSDGILRGNGTGYLPGRGRVLSSWSRAFVSIQEEMTEDPLTYKSRLMVVVKMDNSIQPGPFRAVLKYLYTGELDENERDLMHIAHIAELLEVFDLRMMVANILNNEAFMNQEITKAFHVRRTNRVKECLAKGTFSDVTFILDDGTISAHKPLLISSCDWMAAMFGGPFVESSTREVVFPYTSKSCMRAVLEYLYTGMFTSSPDLDDMKLIILANRLCLPHLVALTGDRPPAPRGYVYIA
- the LOC113897295 gene encoding rho-related BTB domain-containing protein 2 isoform X1 codes for the protein MAAGRKGQYDLRRSSMDSLSQLMDSDMDYERPNVETIKCVVVGDNAVGKTRLICARACNATLTQYQLLATHVPTVWAIDQYRVCQEVLERSRDVVDDVSVSLRLWDTFGDHHKDRRFAYGRSDVVVLCFSIANPNSLHHVKTMWYPEIKHFCPRAPVILVGCQLDLRYADLDAVNRARRPLARPIKPNEILPPEKGREVAKELGIPYYETSVVAQFGIKDVFDNAIRAALISRRHLQFWKSHLRNVQRPLLQAPFLPPKPPPPLIVVPDPPSSSEECPAHLLEDPLCADVILVLQERVRIFAHKIYLSTSSSKFYDLFLMDLSEGELGGPSGSGGPRSEDHRGHPDQHHHHHHHHHHHGRDFLLRAASFDVCESVEEGGGSGPVGLRASTSDGILRGNGTGYLPGRGRVLSSWSRAFVSIQEEMTEDPLTYKSRLMVVVKMDNSIQPGPFRAVLKYLYTGELDENERDLMHIAHIAELLEVFDLRMMVANILNNEAFMNQEITKAFHVRRTNRVKECLAKGTFSDVTFILDDGTISAHKPLLISSCDWMAAMFGGPFVESSTREVVFPYTSKSCMRAVLEYLYTGMFTSSPDLDDMKLIILANRLCLPHLVALTEQYTVTGLMEATQMMVDIDGDVLVFLELAQFHCAYQLADWCLHHICTNYNNVCRKFPRDMKAMSPENQQYFEKHRWPPVWYLKEEDHYQRARKEREKEDYLHLKRQPKRRWLFWNSPSSASSSAASSASPSSSSAVV